A region from the Fundulus heteroclitus isolate FHET01 unplaced genomic scaffold, MU-UCD_Fhet_4.1 scaffold_68, whole genome shotgun sequence genome encodes:
- the LOC105923714 gene encoding CD276 antigen homolog isoform X2 produces MKSHLRRTLPQVFLLCFVASVICLDIVSQQGYIGRSVLLPCNSTKSSPVNVFWRDEKENNVLDIIQGESDLKTQNEKYKGRVSSFPSQFLNKNYSIVLEKLEKNDTGNYKCSIVSGGVRVTTRVNLTVTEYVENSATCGASNVLQMFVLSALSLLLF; encoded by the exons ATGAAGTCACATCTGAGAAG AACCCTGCCTCAGGTGTTCCTGCTGTGCTTTGTAGCATCAG TGATCTGCCTGGACATCGTCTCTCAACAAGGCTACATAGGAAGAAGTGTCCTGCTGCCCTGCAATTCTACCAAGTCTTCTCCTGTGAATGTCTTCTGGAGAGATGAGAAGGAAAATAATGTGCTGGACATCATCCAAGGCGAGTCCGACCTAAAGACTCAGAACGAGAAGTACAAAGGTCGAGTTTCCAGCTTTCCAAGCCAGTTCCTGAACAAGAACTACTCCATCGTCCTGGAGAAGCTGGAGAAGAATGACACTGGAAACTATAAGTGCAGCATCGTCTCTGGTGGTGTTAGAGTGACAACCAGAGTAAACCTGACAG TGACagaatacgtggagaactcagCCACCTGTGGAGCCTCCAACGTTCTGCAGATGTTTGTCCTCTCTGCTCTCAGTCTGCTGCTGTTCTAG
- the LOC105923714 gene encoding uncharacterized protein LOC105923714 isoform X1 codes for MKSHLRRTLPQVFLLCFVASVICLDIVSQQGYIGRSVLLPCNSTKSSPVNVFWRDEKENNVLDIIQGESDLKTQNEKYKGRVSSFPSQFLNKNYSIVLEKLEKNDTGNYKCSIVSGGVRVTTRVNLTGAFLSSGACRRASFTKPIRSDDRTLKTTREEAENTRPGPGLSLQDDQGSWTAEQQVFEPVVVLHLLLAWSDDGGGHIQVLLTSSTLSAINI; via the exons ATGAAGTCACATCTGAGAAG AACCCTGCCTCAGGTGTTCCTGCTGTGCTTTGTAGCATCAG TGATCTGCCTGGACATCGTCTCTCAACAAGGCTACATAGGAAGAAGTGTCCTGCTGCCCTGCAATTCTACCAAGTCTTCTCCTGTGAATGTCTTCTGGAGAGATGAGAAGGAAAATAATGTGCTGGACATCATCCAAGGCGAGTCCGACCTAAAGACTCAGAACGAGAAGTACAAAGGTCGAGTTTCCAGCTTTCCAAGCCAGTTCCTGAACAAGAACTACTCCATCGTCCTGGAGAAGCTGGAGAAGAATGACACTGGAAACTATAAGTGCAGCATCGTCTCTGGTGGTGTTAGAGTGACAACCAGAGTAAACCTGACAG GAGCCTTTCTCAGTTCTGGAGCCTGCAGAAGAGCCAGCTTCACCAAACCCATCAGATCCGACGACAGGACCCTGAAGACCACCAGGGAGGAAGCtgagaacaccagaccaggacCAGGGCTCAGCCTGCAGGATGACCAAGGCTCCTGGACAGCAGAGCAGCAGGTCTTTGAGCCCGTTGTGGTCCTCCATCTTCTCTTAGCCTGGTCAGATGATGGAGGAGGTCACATTCAGGTTCTACTGACCAGCTCCACACTGTCAGCCATTAACATCTGA